From the Streptomyces sp. Sge12 genome, the window CCGCCGGCCTGGTCCAGCAGGTCCTTCAACGAGCCGATCTTCCCGCTGGAGGTCAGCTTGTCACCCGTGTCCGACCAGGTCTGCTTCATGTCCTGCCGGCTCTTCTCGAAGGACTCCGCGCTGTAGTCCGGCTTGTAGACGTCCGCCCGCCAGATGTCGTCCCAGCTCTTCTGCTCGATCTCGTCCTCGCTCGCATGCGGATTGCCGTACGCGGCGTTCGCCACGACCTTGAACGCGCCCTGCATGTACTGCTCCTCCTCCCACACCGTGCCCGCCGCGATGCCGAGGTTCCCGGCGAGGGTGCTCGCGTTCTGCACGAGACTGCGCACCCCCCACTCCCAGCGCTCGCAGAAGTCCTCGAAGTCGGTGGCCAGACCCATGTGTCCGGCCTCCATCCCCGTCATCGACAGATCACTGAAACCGGCACCCTGGGAGGCGCCTGCCGCGTCACCGGACTCCCGCAACTCGGCGATGGCCTTGCGCAGACCGTCCTGGATGTTCTTGACCGCTGCCGGCGAGACCTCGAGGTCCCCGTCGCCCGCCATCAGACGGCTTCCGCACGATCGGGCTGCGCATCCACGGCATACGCGTCCGCGACGATGCCCACGACCGGCGGGAACAGCATGGAAGCGTCCTCGTCCGCGACATCGACGGCCACCCCGGTCGGGCCGTCGACCGTGGGAATCACCGCGTCGACGAGCCGGGCCCCGAGGATCGCCAGGTACTCCCACTCACGGGCCCCGGCGGCCGCACCGCGCGCCACCGCGAAGCGCGCCAGCGCCTCTTCGTCGGTGAAGGCGTAGATCCAGCGGACACCGCCCTGCCACCCCGACATCAGACCGCCGTCCTCGCCCTCGGACAGCGGCACGAGGAGCACTGCGCGGCGAAATTCCCCCAGCAAACGACCGGAATGCCCCGATCCGACACGCATGGCGGCTATTTCCTCGGCCAGTCCCATCACATCCCCTGTCCCCGAGGACAGTGGGCAGCCCCCGGATTCGCATACGTTACTAAGAGGCGCGGGGGATGCGTACAGTTCCACGACGGCCGCCGCGGGCACGCCGGCCCGGTGCGGCACTTCCACGCGATGGCCTCGAGCGTTCGGCGGTGGTCGGCCCACCGCCGTGCGCGGATCAGATCGTGACCGGGCCGCGGGCGGTGGCGAACTCGACCGAGACCAGGCCCGGTTCCTCGTCCTCGACCCAGGTGACGTCGATCTGGTCGAGGGGGTGGTCGGCCGGTTCGCCGAGGAATTCGGCGATGGAGGAGGCGTCGCCGGCGATGGAGACCCCGTGGATGGTGGTGGGGGTGCGCGGGTCGGCGCTCGGGCGCTCCTCGGTGGGGACCAGCCACTGGAGGAAGTAGGGCAGTTGCGGGTCCTCCATCAGTTCCAGCAGGCCGATCTGCTTCCACCTCAGGTCGAACCCGTCGGGGCGGACCCGGTGGCCCTCGGCCGAGGTGCGGCCGAGGCGGGCCTCGACCGGGGCGATGTCGTCGACGGAGACCACCCAGCCGAGCCAGCCGCCGCCCTCGGCGGCGCGGCGCGCGACCGCCTGGCCGAAGGGTGCGCGGTCGGCGGCGGGGTGGTCGAGTGTGGTGACGACCTCGACGTAGGTGCCGCCGCTCAGCGGGAGGATGAAATTGCGGGTGCCGAAACGCGGGTGCACGCCCCCGTCGACGAAGCCTCCGCCGAGGGCCGATCCGATCCACTGGACGGTCGAGACGAAGCTGTCGCGGGCCACCGCATAGGACACGTGATCAAGTCGCACTTCGCCATCATCACCCGACAACCCGCACAAATCCCCACGCCACGCCCGCCGCCGCGGCCGGGTCCGCGTGGACTCAGCCGTGGAGCGGATCGAGGGCGAGTTCGCGCACCGTGGCCATGTCGCTGAAGGGGAGCAGCTGCTCGCCGATGATCTGGTGCGGTTCGCTGCCCTTGCCGGCGATCAGGACCGTGTCGTCGGGGCCCGCCTCGGACAGGGCGAAGCCGATCGCCCGGCGGCGGTCGGTGTAGCGCCGGAAGGGGGTGCCGGTCGCCGCGAGGCCGGTGGAGACCTGGTCCAGGATGGCCTCGGGGTCCTCGTTGCGGGGGTTGTCCGAGGTCAGGACGCAGAGGTCGGAGTGGTTTCCGGCGATCTGGCCCATCTCGGCCCGTTTGGTGGTGTCGCGGTCCCCGCCGCAGCCGAAGACCGTGATCACCCGGCCGCGGGCGAAGCCCCGGATGGTGGTCAGGACCTTGTCCAGGGAGTCCGGCGAGTGGGCGTAGTCCACGATCACCGACGTGCCCAGCGGGGTCCGGAAGCGCTCCAGCCGGCCCGGGACCGGCGGCATCCGGTCGAGCGCGTCGACCAGGGCGCCCAGCTCGTGCCCCAGTACGTGGCAGGCCGCCACCGTGGCGAGGGCGTTGGCCACCGAGAACCGGCCGGGGACGGGGATCGAGGCCGGGTAGGCGCGTCCGTCGTGGTGGAGGGTGAACCGCGTGCCCGCGGCGCTCACCACGAGATCGGTGGCCCGGTAGTCGGCCGGGCGGTCGAGCGCGTACGTGGTCACCGCACCCGGCATCATCGACACGATGGACGCGCCCACCGGGTCGTCGGCGTTGACCACCGCACGCCGGCACAGGCCCTGGAAGAGCCGCAGTTTGGCGTCCCGGTAGTCCGCCATGGTCCCGTGGTCGTCCAGATGGTCCTGCGTGAGGTTGGTGAAGACCCCGACGTCGA encodes:
- a CDS encoding UDP-N-acetylmuramoyl-L-alanyl-D-glutamate--2,6-diaminopimelate ligase; translation: MKLSELLAGQEHHVLQGDPDTTLITAGTTYDADRVTPGSLFIAVPGHREGGPGSVLPALARGAAAVLVDGSEPALPAAVWPLGACVVRVPDTRTAAAVVTSRYFGEPGRRMDMVAITGTNGKTSVSYMVESVLRIAEGSRVGVIGTAGSRIGDEPIPMPPSVLTTPESPDLQYLLGYMRDHGAAGVVLEATSMALLTHRVDRTFIDVGVFTNLTQDHLDDHGTMADYRDAKLRLFQGLCRRAVVNADDPVGASIVSMMPGAVTTYALDRPADYRATDLVVSAAGTRFTLHHDGRAYPASIPVPGRFSVANALATVAACHVLGHELGALVDALDRMPPVPGRLERFRTPLGTSVIVDYAHSPDSLDKVLTTIRGFARGRVITVFGCGGDRDTTKRAEMGQIAGNHSDLCVLTSDNPRNEDPEAILDQVSTGLAATGTPFRRYTDRRRAIGFALSEAGPDDTVLIAGKGSEPHQIIGEQLLPFSDMATVRELALDPLHG
- a CDS encoding VOC family protein — protein: MRLDHVSYAVARDSFVSTVQWIGSALGGGFVDGGVHPRFGTRNFILPLSGGTYVEVVTTLDHPAADRAPFGQAVARRAAEGGGWLGWVVSVDDIAPVEARLGRTSAEGHRVRPDGFDLRWKQIGLLELMEDPQLPYFLQWLVPTEERPSADPRTPTTIHGVSIAGDASSIAEFLGEPADHPLDQIDVTWVEDEEPGLVSVEFATARGPVTI